The following are encoded in a window of Blastocatellia bacterium genomic DNA:
- a CDS encoding DUF2723 domain-containing protein has protein sequence MTAPTPAANPPASTRVRLICAALVFVAAITLYVSTLAPTVTLVDSGELIVAAKSLGVAHPPGFPLYVLLAHLFTWLPFGSVAARVNFASALFAALAAAMLTQVGAEMLLSLAARPATVEKPKKGKGKARKPAAKPEPIAAAADGLPSWIAVVPCVMAGLLFAFSRTLWAYATITEVYTLNALLIATIFFLMFSWRRRILEERATSGKALRSGQVASSHDRWLNAAAFAFGLALGVHHVSVAVTLPAFALLVMATEGFGFFTSKRLLRAALFAFAGLAIYVYLPLAAGAGPLLNWGDPRSLERVWWHITGRQYQTFFEFSPAIIGKQFKEFLTLVGREFNPAWMPLALLLALTGAVALFKRDRVLFWCFVLVILFDMAWALNYEIAEDKDAYYLPTFLTLSLFAASGLVWLVNRLRQSPLSAKLATTITLILALLIPAISLAGNYAFDNRHQYFIGRDYVENILKTAGPNGMLLTDDWQVYSPLLYLREVEGERKDVVAIDILQLRRSWYYDYLDRAYPEMMAAARDKVAAFLEDLRHWEQDPELYNRDVTLNQRINTRFYDMLEAFVTNHIQSAPVYVTSNVAVSTQGQDHEFSEWLRKTYDFVPSGLVFQVSNKGGGFVAPPEVALETRGLNDGSLKFADDDVVRIKVLPIYKVMLTNRGRYLAAYGRHDLAVAAFREALALDPGYQAAEQGLNESQRALRKNEPAR, from the coding sequence ATGACCGCTCCGACGCCAGCCGCGAACCCGCCCGCCTCGACGCGGGTTCGTCTGATCTGTGCCGCGCTCGTCTTTGTAGCGGCAATCACGCTCTACGTTTCGACGCTCGCGCCGACTGTGACACTGGTCGATAGCGGCGAGTTGATCGTTGCGGCCAAATCGCTCGGGGTCGCGCACCCGCCTGGATTTCCCCTCTACGTTTTGCTGGCTCATCTCTTCACGTGGCTCCCCTTCGGCTCGGTCGCGGCGCGTGTCAATTTCGCCTCGGCGCTTTTTGCGGCGCTTGCCGCCGCGATGCTCACACAGGTTGGCGCGGAAATGCTCTTGAGCTTGGCGGCGCGCCCCGCTACGGTCGAGAAACCGAAGAAGGGTAAAGGCAAAGCCAGGAAGCCAGCCGCAAAGCCTGAGCCCATCGCCGCCGCCGCTGACGGCCTGCCAAGTTGGATAGCCGTCGTGCCCTGCGTGATGGCTGGGCTACTGTTTGCGTTTTCGCGGACGCTCTGGGCTTACGCGACAATCACCGAAGTTTACACATTGAATGCGCTGCTCATCGCGACCATCTTCTTCCTGATGTTTAGCTGGAGGCGGCGGATACTCGAAGAGCGCGCCACAAGCGGCAAGGCGCTGCGTAGCGGTCAAGTCGCAAGCTCACACGACCGCTGGCTGAACGCGGCGGCGTTCGCCTTTGGCCTGGCCCTGGGCGTCCATCACGTCAGTGTCGCGGTGACCCTGCCGGCGTTCGCGCTCCTGGTGATGGCCACTGAAGGCTTCGGCTTCTTTACAAGCAAACGCCTCTTGAGAGCCGCGCTGTTCGCCTTTGCGGGGCTGGCAATTTACGTTTACCTGCCGCTCGCCGCTGGCGCGGGGCCGCTGCTCAACTGGGGCGATCCGCGGTCGCTGGAAAGAGTCTGGTGGCACATCACGGGCCGGCAGTACCAGACCTTCTTCGAGTTCTCGCCGGCGATCATCGGCAAACAGTTCAAAGAATTCCTTACGCTTGTCGGGCGCGAGTTCAACCCGGCATGGATGCCGCTCGCGTTGCTGCTGGCATTGACCGGCGCGGTTGCCCTCTTCAAGCGCGACCGCGTGCTGTTCTGGTGCTTTGTGCTGGTCATCCTATTCGACATGGCCTGGGCGCTGAATTATGAGATTGCCGAAGACAAAGACGCCTATTACCTCCCGACATTCTTGACCCTGAGCCTCTTCGCAGCCAGTGGCCTGGTCTGGCTGGTCAATCGGCTGCGGCAATCGCCGCTTTCGGCGAAACTGGCGACAACCATCACACTGATTCTGGCGCTACTGATTCCGGCGATTTCGCTGGCCGGCAACTACGCATTTGATAATCGCCATCAGTACTTCATTGGGCGCGATTATGTCGAGAACATCCTGAAGACGGCAGGGCCGAACGGCATGCTGTTGACCGACGATTGGCAGGTCTATTCGCCGCTGCTTTACCTGCGCGAAGTCGAAGGAGAACGCAAGGACGTCGTCGCCATTGATATCCTGCAACTGCGCCGCTCGTGGTATTACGATTACCTTGACCGGGCTTATCCGGAAATGATGGCGGCAGCGCGTGACAAGGTGGCTGCATTTCTAGAAGACCTGCGCCACTGGGAGCAAGACCCGGAGCTTTATAATCGCGATGTGACGCTGAACCAGCGCATCAACACGCGCTTCTATGACATGCTTGAGGCGTTCGTCACCAATCACATCCAGAGCGCGCCGGTCTATGTCACGTCGAACGTTGCCGTAAGCACACAGGGCCAGGATCATGAATTTAGTGAATGGCTCCGAAAAACCTATGACTTCGTGCCCAGCGGTCTGGTCTTTCAGGTCAGCAATAAAGGCGGCGGCTTCGTCGCCCCGCCTGAGGTTGCGCTCGAAACCCGCGGCTTGAATGATGGCTCGCTCAAGTTCGCCGACGACGACGTGGTAAGAATCAAAGTGCTGCCGATTTACAAAGTGATGTTGACGAACCGTGGTCGCTATCTCGCCGCCTATGGCCGGCACGATCTCGCGGTTGCGGCTTTCAGAGAGGCGCTGGCGCTCGATCCCGGTTATCAGGCCGCCGAGCAAGGCTTGAACGAGAGCCAGCGCGCGCTGCGCAAGAACGAGCCCGCGCGCTGA
- a CDS encoding XdhC family protein, with the protein MAEPFDFRKLFGAALSPAEIFREMYKRFDDGARAAAMATVVKTKGSTPQQVGAKMVVFEDGSFIGTVGGGCVEADIYAICRETLETGEMDVHEFNLNDDYAQADGMVCGGTMFVLIERWTPEDKRI; encoded by the coding sequence ATGGCCGAACCATTCGACTTCCGAAAACTCTTTGGCGCCGCCTTGTCGCCCGCGGAAATCTTTCGCGAGATGTACAAACGCTTCGACGATGGCGCCCGCGCCGCGGCAATGGCGACCGTGGTCAAAACCAAGGGCTCGACGCCACAACAGGTCGGCGCCAAGATGGTCGTCTTTGAAGACGGCTCGTTTATCGGCACCGTCGGCGGCGGCTGCGTCGAGGCAGACATCTATGCCATTTGCCGCGAGACTCTGGAAACCGGCGAGATGGACGTTCACGAATTCAACCTGAACGACGATTATGCGCAAGCCGACGGCATGGTCTGCGGCGGCACGATGTTCGTTCTGATTGAGCGCTGGACGCCTGAAGATAAGCGAATTTAG
- a CDS encoding sigma-54 dependent transcriptional regulator, translating into MSDQRVLIVDDEEAARQGLSELVSGWGYQTATAADGLDAMDRVENFSPLVVITDVIMPNLDGFKLLSRLRQEHPDIAVVLLTGQGSVDMAIRSVKDEGAFYYFEKPIDMRRLQLVLKRAAEFSSARRENAVLRRQLRQYGAFGEMVGNSDAMREIYTLIEQVAPSAVSVFVTGESGTGKEMVARTIHKLSPRSMQPFIAINCAAMPETLMESELFGHEKGAFTGAADRRIGCFELANNGTLLLDELAEMPVQLQAKLLRVLEDRSVRRLGGSKELAVDVRVIAATNQDPIRAVKEGRLREDLLYRLNVITIKLPPLRDHRDDIPLLAQHMIDDLSRRHQKTARLISTEAMELLMGYHWPGNVRELRNVIERAVVICDGEQIEKRHLPLHVTGQTPSPTADAVMIPIGMPLDEVERRVILSTLARTDFNKTRTAETLRISLKTLHNKLKAYKEAGIERDE; encoded by the coding sequence ATGTCCGACCAACGGGTGCTCATCGTTGATGACGAAGAAGCCGCGCGACAGGGCTTGAGCGAGCTGGTGTCGGGTTGGGGCTACCAAACGGCGACGGCTGCCGATGGCCTCGACGCGATGGACCGCGTCGAAAACTTCTCGCCGCTGGTCGTCATCACCGACGTGATCATGCCAAACCTCGACGGCTTCAAGCTGCTGTCGCGGCTGCGCCAGGAACACCCCGACATCGCTGTCGTCCTGCTGACCGGGCAAGGGTCCGTAGACATGGCGATTCGCTCGGTCAAAGACGAGGGCGCCTTTTATTACTTCGAGAAGCCGATAGATATGCGGCGCTTGCAACTGGTGTTGAAGCGCGCCGCCGAGTTCAGCAGTGCGCGGCGCGAGAATGCGGTGCTGCGCCGACAGCTCAGACAGTATGGCGCGTTTGGCGAGATGGTCGGCAACTCCGACGCGATGCGCGAGATTTACACGCTCATCGAGCAGGTCGCGCCGAGCGCCGTGTCGGTCTTTGTCACCGGCGAATCCGGCACCGGCAAAGAGATGGTCGCGCGCACCATTCACAAGTTGAGCCCGCGCTCGATGCAACCGTTCATCGCGATCAACTGCGCCGCCATGCCCGAAACGCTGATGGAGTCAGAGCTATTCGGCCACGAGAAGGGCGCCTTTACCGGCGCGGCGGATCGGCGCATCGGCTGCTTTGAGCTTGCCAATAACGGCACGCTGCTGCTCGACGAGCTGGCCGAGATGCCCGTGCAATTGCAGGCAAAGCTCTTGCGCGTCCTCGAAGACCGCAGCGTCCGCCGGCTCGGCGGCAGTAAAGAACTGGCCGTCGACGTGCGCGTCATCGCCGCGACCAACCAGGACCCCATCCGCGCCGTCAAGGAAGGCCGGCTGCGCGAAGACTTGCTGTACCGTTTGAACGTAATTACAATCAAGCTGCCCCCGTTGCGCGACCACCGGGATGACATCCCGCTGCTGGCGCAGCACATGATCGATGACTTAAGCAGGCGGCACCAAAAGACCGCGCGACTGATCTCGACCGAAGCGATGGAGTTGCTGATGGGCTATCACTGGCCCGGCAATGTTCGTGAGCTTCGCAATGTCATTGAGCGAGCGGTAGTGATTTGTGATGGCGAACAGATCGAAAAACGCCATCTGCCGCTCCACGTAACCGGCCAGACACCCTCACCTACTGCTGATGCCGTGATGATCCCAATCGGCATGCCGCTCGATGAAGTCGAGCGCCGTGTCATCTTGAGCACGTTGGCGCGCACCGATTTCAACAAGACGCGCACGGCGGAAACCTTGCGCATCAGTCTGAAGACGCTGCACAACAAGCTCAAGGCGTACAAGGAAGCTGGAATTGAAAGGGATGAGTAG
- a CDS encoding ATP-binding protein, producing MMSCQSLRPSQAGSFSAIHHSSFIISYSSLDEAMDVAATAGKQLTEKARLDHAEESARAAGLPHLGLRGRQITLITALVAMVVLVATIINIATLTSVIINRTQKEAAQISEQIKYAVNQELAHGDSNPYAAVASEHSDVRSLMDSTIVSSRSISYIYLTNVSGQIITDERGRNEAAANRHMIGDISAERPDLKRLGDESAYVQLSRVFFGPPVYEFQINIPEDHAASPDTGATKSASESGDSTTFRGRLHIGISAAALRQELRSPIRNNLIIGLLAILGAAVVAISSANLLLRPLQAIATDIDRIGMEGETEAIQETALPKDDVLTGVTSRLRQLSERLAGERSELELMRGRLRQVISHLEERLLLINRDGRVILASPDAEQILGLKNVELTGLPIDESLGANHPLVETVERAFSERKSVARTTLYIPDGTRTRQLLTSVQYIEDGGEPVGALISLRDYESFQKYESQWDLSKKLADLGRITSGIAHEVKNPLNAMVIHLEILRSKIENGAADPQPQIEILDSEIKRLDRVVQTFLNFTRPLEIKMEPVDVNAVINQVVVLAGIEAAERGVTISRDMESGPLVVKGDADLLKQALLNVMQNGAQAMPEGGPLKVKTWRGSDGSACITITDRGVGISPEARDRIFNLFYTTKKGGTGIGLAQAFRAVQLHNGTIRFASEVGVGTSFEIVLPAMS from the coding sequence ATGATGAGTTGCCAGAGCTTGCGCCCATCGCAAGCCGGCAGCTTTTCCGCAATCCATCATTCATCATTCATCATTTCCTACTCATCGTTAGACGAAGCAATGGATGTTGCGGCGACGGCAGGAAAACAACTGACAGAAAAAGCACGACTCGACCACGCCGAAGAGTCGGCGCGCGCCGCGGGCTTGCCACACCTCGGCCTGCGTGGTCGCCAGATCACCTTGATTACCGCACTGGTAGCAATGGTCGTGCTCGTCGCCACGATCATCAACATCGCGACGCTTACCTCAGTCATTATCAATCGAACGCAGAAAGAAGCGGCGCAGATTTCCGAACAGATCAAGTACGCGGTCAATCAAGAATTGGCGCATGGTGACAGTAACCCTTATGCGGCGGTTGCCAGCGAGCATTCTGATGTCCGTAGCTTGATGGACTCGACCATCGTTTCATCGCGCTCAATCTCTTACATCTACCTGACCAACGTCAGTGGGCAGATCATCACCGATGAACGCGGGCGCAACGAAGCCGCCGCCAACCGGCACATGATTGGCGACATTTCCGCCGAGCGGCCTGATCTGAAGCGCCTGGGCGACGAAAGCGCTTACGTTCAACTGTCACGGGTCTTCTTTGGCCCGCCGGTTTACGAGTTTCAAATCAACATTCCCGAAGATCACGCGGCGAGCCCAGATACGGGCGCAACAAAGTCAGCATCGGAATCCGGCGACAGTACAACGTTCCGCGGGCGTCTTCACATTGGCATCTCGGCAGCCGCCTTGCGGCAGGAACTCAGATCGCCGATCCGCAACAACCTGATTATCGGATTGCTAGCCATACTCGGCGCGGCGGTAGTGGCGATCAGCTCGGCGAATCTGCTCCTCCGTCCACTGCAAGCCATCGCCACGGACATTGACCGCATTGGCATGGAAGGCGAGACCGAGGCGATTCAAGAAACCGCGCTGCCGAAGGACGACGTGCTGACCGGGGTGACCAGTCGGCTCAGGCAGTTGAGCGAGCGGCTGGCCGGCGAGCGCAGCGAGTTGGAGTTGATGCGTGGCCGCCTGCGGCAAGTCATCAGCCACCTCGAAGAGCGGCTGCTGCTCATTAATCGCGACGGTCGCGTGATCCTCGCCAGCCCGGACGCCGAACAGATTCTCGGCCTCAAAAACGTCGAATTAACCGGCCTGCCGATTGACGAGTCGCTCGGCGCCAATCACCCGCTCGTCGAAACCGTCGAACGCGCGTTCAGCGAGCGCAAGAGCGTAGCGCGCACGACGCTCTATATCCCTGACGGCACGCGCACACGGCAGTTGCTCACCTCTGTGCAGTACATCGAAGACGGCGGCGAGCCTGTCGGCGCGCTCATCAGCCTGCGCGATTACGAATCGTTTCAAAAATATGAGTCGCAGTGGGACTTGTCGAAGAAGCTCGCAGACCTGGGGCGCATCACTTCGGGCATCGCCCACGAAGTGAAGAACCCGCTCAACGCGATGGTGATTCACCTGGAGATTCTGCGCTCGAAGATCGAAAACGGCGCCGCTGACCCACAGCCGCAGATTGAAATCCTGGATAGCGAGATCAAGCGGCTCGACCGCGTCGTGCAGACCTTCTTGAATTTCACACGGCCTCTGGAAATCAAAATGGAGCCGGTGGACGTCAACGCGGTCATCAACCAGGTGGTCGTCCTCGCGGGCATCGAAGCCGCCGAGCGCGGGGTGACAATCAGCCGCGACATGGAGAGCGGCCCGCTGGTCGTCAAGGGTGACGCAGACCTGTTGAAGCAAGCGTTGTTAAACGTCATGCAAAACGGCGCGCAGGCCATGCCTGAAGGTGGGCCGCTGAAAGTCAAGACCTGGCGCGGCAGCGATGGCTCGGCCTGCATCACGATCACAGACCGCGGCGTCGGCATCTCGCCAGAAGCGCGCGACCGCATCTTCAATCTCTTTTACACGACGAAAAAAGGCGGCACCGGCATCGGCCTGGCGCAAGCCTTCCGCGCCGTGCAACTGCATAACGGCACGATTCGCTTCGCCAGCGAAGTCGGCGTCGGCACGAGCTTTGAGATTGTCCTTCCGGCAATGAGTTGA
- a CDS encoding PPC domain-containing protein: protein MFSSSLKRAIAATAAALLLTASYVIAQDNQPGLKITHPTNADKSYTRSTATIELDRDAAFQRMHGEVRFTAQAQRESQVRRQRAAGHEEVNAFARKSQVPSAPALQSFGTGGGDRDEIEPNDTMAQGVSLPVNLFGEISFNGDVDYFAFDALAGQQVTIEAFATRLSRSSLIADIALFSANGTLLAASLGSSAQDPVIRYTPLSDQVLIVGITDADDLGGNRFDYLLNIARGLDVDEVEPNGTTAQLLPQAPATVFGEISGASDVDFYSFTATAGQTLIVDVDAEVLGSRLDAEVNLTDPQSGAEFFFNDQNDGDDPRFNIVLPYTGLYVIGIGAFNSGSTGFYRLNASLVSGTGAPIITQITRVSKKLIEVKGTGFVAGASVNVNGVDRRTTFVDNGTLRAKVKARSGDSVTVANLPDGRRSNPLIVQ, encoded by the coding sequence ATGTTTTCGTCATCCCTCAAACGCGCCATCGCGGCCACCGCTGCCGCATTGTTACTGACGGCTAGCTACGTCATCGCCCAGGATAACCAGCCGGGCTTAAAGATTACGCACCCGACAAACGCCGACAAATCCTACACACGCAGCACAGCGACCATTGAGCTTGATCGCGACGCGGCCTTCCAGCGAATGCACGGCGAAGTCAGGTTCACTGCGCAAGCGCAACGCGAATCACAGGTGCGACGTCAGCGCGCCGCGGGTCACGAAGAGGTCAACGCGTTCGCACGAAAATCACAGGTTCCGAGTGCGCCGGCGCTTCAGAGCTTTGGCACGGGTGGCGGCGACCGCGACGAGATCGAGCCCAATGACACGATGGCACAGGGCGTTTCCCTGCCCGTCAACCTCTTTGGCGAGATCAGTTTCAATGGTGACGTGGATTACTTTGCCTTCGACGCGCTGGCCGGGCAGCAGGTTACGATTGAAGCCTTCGCGACCCGCCTGTCGCGCTCGTCTTTGATCGCCGACATCGCCCTGTTCAGCGCCAATGGCACCTTGTTAGCTGCGAGCCTTGGCAGCAGCGCACAAGATCCTGTGATTCGTTATACGCCGCTCAGCGATCAAGTGTTGATCGTCGGCATCACCGACGCCGACGACCTGGGCGGCAACCGTTTCGATTATCTGCTCAACATCGCGCGCGGCCTGGATGTGGATGAAGTCGAACCGAATGGCACCACAGCGCAACTTCTTCCTCAAGCGCCAGCGACAGTTTTTGGTGAGATCAGCGGCGCAAGCGATGTTGATTTTTACAGCTTCACGGCGACCGCCGGGCAGACGCTGATCGTTGACGTGGACGCAGAGGTATTGGGCTCGCGCCTGGACGCCGAAGTGAACCTGACCGACCCGCAAAGCGGCGCCGAGTTCTTCTTTAACGATCAGAATGATGGCGACGATCCGCGCTTCAACATCGTGCTGCCCTACACGGGCCTTTATGTCATCGGCATCGGCGCGTTTAACTCAGGCTCAACCGGCTTTTATCGTCTGAACGCCTCGCTGGTCAGCGGCACGGGCGCTCCGATAATCACGCAAATCACGCGCGTCTCGAAGAAGCTGATTGAAGTCAAAGGTACGGGCTTTGTCGCCGGCGCCAGTGTCAACGTCAATGGGGTTGATCGGCGCACCACCTTTGTGGACAACGGCACGCTTCGTGCAAAGGTCAAAGCCCGGTCGGGCGACTCAGTGACTGTAGCCAATCTACCCGACGGCAGGCGGTCTAATCCTTTAATCGTGCAGTAA
- a CDS encoding matrixin family metalloprotease has product MMKDNCRSLLKAALPLVVLVFSIIPARATSVVMLTDEELILHSRVIVTGTVKTVFSAWNDEHNQIFTYTEVRPDRMLKGNLDTTRIVLKQLGGIAGQNGMRIFGQPRFVRGQQVLLYLSTAPDGTLRPAHLFMGAFSIVKDEATAADMAQRYVDAAEIETLARPDGQMVSNRAPLSDTLRKITDTLARGSISLQRVEGEGDEPAIVAVPPEWKRKQQEANGYSSQFVLIGDGVRWFEPDSGQAISFYVNPSNSPIAGGATSELSRAMSAWGGQSGANISIRVAGQTGNCGMVSDNTSTISFGDCQGQLEPGVGCAGVVAITQDSWNYETRTVGGRSYSRITEADVVFNKGMDCFLGVSANLAEVACHELGHAMGLGHSIDTNAIMYAIAHGRGRDATLGSDDKDGILSLYPSSGSSGGGGGSGGGGGGSGGGGGSGGGGGSGGGGGGGGGGGGPTPLAITTFTLPAAVVGQNYVGVLSASGGTQPYKWSSITSMPAGLSVSSAGLVQGKPTRVGSYSLSVQLVDQAGGLVSQRVALEVVDSTPTLLPLITRVKAKGSKKLTISGQNFRQDSLIILNGLVLAPGWFDTDGTTTTLFVKHAFGPAGTNLLFVQNPDNRSSGYIF; this is encoded by the coding sequence ATGATGAAAGACAATTGCAGGAGCCTGCTCAAAGCCGCACTGCCCTTAGTGGTGCTGGTCTTCTCAATCATTCCCGCCAGGGCGACTAGCGTCGTCATGCTGACGGATGAAGAACTCATCCTGCATTCCAGAGTGATCGTCACCGGCACCGTCAAGACGGTTTTCAGCGCCTGGAACGACGAGCACAACCAGATCTTTACCTACACAGAAGTGCGCCCAGATCGCATGCTTAAGGGCAATCTCGATACGACGCGCATCGTCCTGAAACAACTGGGCGGGATTGCTGGCCAAAATGGCATGCGAATTTTCGGGCAACCAAGGTTTGTGCGCGGCCAACAAGTCTTGCTCTACCTGAGTACCGCGCCCGACGGAACCTTGCGCCCGGCGCATCTCTTCATGGGCGCATTCTCGATTGTCAAAGACGAAGCGACAGCCGCTGACATGGCCCAGCGTTATGTGGATGCGGCGGAAATCGAAACGCTGGCTCGACCAGACGGCCAGATGGTGAGCAATCGCGCGCCGCTTAGCGACACCCTGCGGAAAATTACAGACACACTCGCGCGCGGCTCGATCAGCTTGCAGCGCGTCGAAGGCGAGGGCGATGAGCCGGCCATTGTCGCCGTCCCTCCTGAGTGGAAACGCAAGCAGCAAGAGGCAAACGGCTACAGCAGCCAGTTTGTGCTGATTGGCGACGGGGTTCGCTGGTTCGAGCCGGATTCAGGCCAAGCGATCAGCTTCTATGTCAATCCGAGCAACTCGCCGATTGCCGGTGGCGCAACGAGCGAGCTTAGCCGGGCAATGAGCGCCTGGGGCGGACAAAGTGGTGCCAACATTTCAATACGAGTCGCAGGGCAAACGGGCAACTGCGGCATGGTCAGTGACAATACCAGCACAATCTCTTTCGGAGATTGTCAGGGGCAGCTTGAACCGGGAGTTGGCTGCGCCGGTGTCGTGGCGATTACCCAGGATAGTTGGAACTACGAAACGCGGACGGTTGGAGGCAGAAGCTATAGTCGGATCACGGAAGCGGACGTCGTATTCAACAAAGGCATGGATTGCTTTCTCGGCGTTTCAGCCAACCTCGCCGAAGTCGCCTGCCACGAGCTCGGCCATGCGATGGGCCTCGGTCACTCAATAGACACCAATGCCATTATGTATGCCATCGCTCACGGGCGCGGGCGCGATGCAACGCTCGGCAGCGATGACAAAGACGGCATCCTGTCCCTCTATCCGTCCTCAGGTAGCAGCGGTGGCGGCGGCGGCAGTGGTGGCGGCGGTGGGGGAAGTGGCGGCGGTGGGGGAAGTGGCGGCGGCGGCGGAAGCGGCGGTGGCGGCGGTGGCGGCGGTGGTGGCGGTGGACCGACTCCGCTGGCCATCACGACATTTACGCTGCCGGCAGCCGTCGTCGGACAGAACTATGTCGGTGTATTGTCGGCAAGCGGCGGCACACAACCCTATAAGTGGAGCTCAATTACAAGCATGCCCGCGGGCTTGAGCGTTTCGTCCGCCGGACTGGTTCAGGGCAAACCGACCCGCGTCGGCTCATACTCGCTCAGCGTGCAGCTCGTGGATCAGGCGGGCGGCCTGGTCTCGCAGCGTGTGGCGCTTGAGGTGGTGGACAGCACGCCGACGTTGCTTCCATTGATTACCCGCGTCAAGGCGAAGGGCAGCAAGAAGCTGACAATTTCTGGCCAAAACTTCCGTCAGGATTCGCTGATTATCCTCAACGGCCTGGTCTTAGCGCCGGGCTGGTTTGACACGGATGGCACGACGACGACGCTTTTCGTCAAACATGCCTTCGGGCCTGCGGGGACGAACCTGCTATTCGTGCAGAATCCCGATAATCGCTCGTCAGGTTATATATTCTGA
- a CDS encoding carbohydrate-binding protein, with the protein MRKHIVGESQPQKTPVSNQGWLQLEDITSVELTSEDADHPIEAALLPGATSGWRAERAGEQTIRLIFDQPQRLERIYLHFEETASARTQEFVLRWSDDGGRLLREIVRQQWNFSPPATTEEVEDYRVELSGVTVLELTIIPDISGGESRASLRQMGLA; encoded by the coding sequence ATGCGCAAACATATTGTTGGCGAAAGCCAGCCACAGAAGACTCCGGTTTCTAATCAAGGCTGGCTTCAACTGGAAGATATCACAAGTGTGGAGCTCACCTCTGAGGATGCCGACCACCCCATTGAAGCGGCGTTGCTGCCGGGTGCTACCTCAGGCTGGCGCGCAGAACGCGCGGGCGAGCAAACCATCCGGCTCATCTTCGATCAACCGCAACGCTTGGAGCGCATCTACCTGCATTTTGAAGAAACGGCAAGCGCGCGCACACAAGAATTCGTCCTGCGCTGGTCAGATGACGGCGGGCGCTTGCTCCGAGAGATCGTGCGACAGCAGTGGAACTTCAGCCCGCCGGCGACGACCGAAGAGGTCGAGGATTACCGCGTCGAGCTTTCAGGCGTCACGGTTCTGGAGTTGACCATTATCCCGGACATCAGCGGCGGCGAGTCCCGCGCGTCGCTCCGGCAGATGGGTTTAGCCTGA
- a CDS encoding radical SAM protein produces the protein MSGHYPSLSIEITRECPLRCPGCYAYEPEHLHQLGPLRTLADYKGEQLVEGVVALAKRYRPLHISIVGGEPLVRFRELDILLPRLSQMGIAVQLVTSAVRAIPAAWAKIKDLFIVVSIDGLQPEHDIRRTPATYERILKSIAGHQITVHCTVTGQMVGRTGYFEEFLSFWSNRPEVKQIWFSLFTPQVGAEGEEILSPPAREAVLNELAELRHQFPKLALPDSVIKGYRNPPQTPDGCIFSRTTLNITADLKGRISPCQFGGTPDCSQCGCIASAGLQAVADHRLFGLVSLRSIFTASSQIGRMNNRLFRNAD, from the coding sequence CTGAGTGGCCACTACCCCTCGCTCTCAATCGAGATCACGCGCGAGTGCCCGTTGCGCTGCCCTGGCTGCTACGCTTACGAGCCGGAGCACCTTCACCAGCTTGGGCCGCTCAGAACGCTCGCGGATTACAAGGGCGAACAACTGGTCGAAGGCGTCGTCGCGCTTGCCAAGCGCTATCGCCCGCTTCACATCTCGATTGTCGGCGGTGAGCCTCTGGTGCGCTTCCGCGAACTCGACATACTGCTGCCTCGATTGAGCCAGATGGGAATCGCCGTCCAACTCGTGACCAGTGCCGTCCGCGCCATTCCCGCTGCCTGGGCGAAGATCAAAGACCTGTTCATCGTCGTCTCGATTGATGGCCTTCAGCCCGAACACGACATCAGGAGAACTCCTGCCACCTATGAGCGGATTCTCAAGAGCATCGCCGGCCACCAGATCACCGTCCATTGCACGGTGACGGGCCAGATGGTCGGACGCACCGGCTACTTTGAAGAGTTCTTGTCTTTCTGGTCGAATAGGCCGGAAGTCAAACAGATATGGTTCAGCCTGTTTACGCCGCAGGTCGGCGCTGAAGGCGAGGAGATACTGTCGCCGCCCGCCCGCGAAGCGGTGCTAAACGAACTGGCAGAGTTGCGCCACCAGTTCCCGAAGCTGGCCCTGCCCGATTCCGTAATCAAAGGCTATCGCAATCCTCCGCAGACACCTGATGGGTGCATCTTCTCGCGCACCACGTTGAATATCACGGCAGACTTGAAGGGGCGAATCAGCCCATGCCAGTTCGGCGGCACCCCCGACTGCTCGCAGTGCGGCTGCATTGCTTCGGCGGGCTTGCAGGCGGTGGCCGACCATCGCCTTTTCGGGCTCGTCTCTCTGCGCTCCATCTTTACGGCGTCGAGCCAAATCGGCAGAATGAATAATCGGCTGTTCAGGAACGCCGATTGA